One Streptomyces sp. SAI-135 DNA segment encodes these proteins:
- a CDS encoding 2Fe-2S iron-sulfur cluster-binding protein has product MSGENSDSATCSETKLTVNGEPRTLLVDHRRVLLDVLREDLDLCGARKGCDHGQCGACTVLVDGRRVNSCLLLAVALDGSEVRTVEGLGGEGDELHPLQRAFLDRDAFQCGYCTPGQLCSALGMLDEAAAGHPSHVTGDPSADGPEPGRPVPLDRDEIRERLSGNLCRCGAYPRIVDAVEDVIR; this is encoded by the coding sequence ATGAGCGGCGAGAACAGCGACAGCGCCACCTGCTCGGAGACGAAACTCACGGTCAACGGCGAACCCCGCACCCTCCTCGTCGACCACCGGCGCGTCCTGCTCGACGTCCTGCGCGAGGACCTGGACCTGTGCGGTGCCCGGAAGGGCTGCGACCACGGGCAGTGCGGGGCCTGCACGGTCCTGGTGGACGGGCGCCGCGTCAACAGCTGCCTGCTGCTCGCGGTCGCCCTGGACGGCAGCGAGGTCCGCACCGTCGAGGGTCTCGGCGGCGAGGGCGACGAACTGCACCCCCTGCAGCGGGCCTTCCTGGACCGCGACGCCTTCCAGTGCGGTTACTGCACCCCCGGCCAGCTCTGCTCGGCGCTCGGCATGCTCGACGAGGCCGCGGCGGGCCACCCCTCGCACGTCACCGGCGACCCCTCCGCCGACGGTCCCGAACCCGGCCGTCCGGTGCCGCTGGACCGGGACGAGATCCGCGAGCGGCTCAGCGGCAACCTGTGCCGCTGCGGCGCCTATCCCCGCATCGTCGATGCGGTCGAGGACGTGATCCGGTGA
- a CDS encoding xanthine dehydrogenase family protein molybdopterin-binding subunit translates to MDATTGAATALGSPVERREGREKVTGTARYAAEQPRPGRAHAWPVPASVARGRVTGIDTAAALDVPGVLAVLTHDNAPRLSEPDDPTLAVLRDSRVPHRGWFVALVVSETPEAARAGAAAVHVDYAVEDHDVTLSAAHPDAYAPEEANGGHPGTREHGDPDGAFASAQVRIDADYRVPPLHNHPMEPHATTAEWHDGRLTVHTSTQGSTAVRAVLAGLFGLPEDHVTVRAAHVGGGFGSKGTPRPDVVLAAMAARHTGRPVTLALPRRFLPCVVGHRAPTLHRLRLGAHPDGRLTSLIHEVTTHTSRIKEFVEQAAVPARVMYAAPDSRTAHRVAPLDVPSPSWMRAPGEAPGMYALESAMDELAGELGMDPVELRIVNEPDTEPDSGRPFSSRHLVECLREGARRFHWSERDPRPRSRREGPLLVGSGVAAATYPVMVQPSTATARALPDGTFLVRINATDIGTGARTVLAQIAADALGVPVARVRTEVGSSELPAASLAGGSSGTASWGWAVHEACTRLAERPAGGPLPAEGIEVRADTAGHADADSPYARHAFGAHFAEVAVDTVTGETRVRRLLGVYAAGHILNSRTARSQFVGGMTMGLGMALTEGSTTDPAFGDFAESDLAAYHVPTHADVPDIEAHWIDEHDTRLNPMGSKGIGEIGIVGTAAAIGNAVFHATGVRLRELPLTPDRVLGGLRRRGGS, encoded by the coding sequence ATGGACGCCACCACCGGGGCCGCAACCGCCCTGGGCTCTCCCGTCGAGCGCCGCGAGGGCCGGGAGAAGGTCACCGGCACCGCCCGCTACGCGGCCGAACAGCCCCGTCCCGGCCGCGCGCACGCCTGGCCCGTGCCCGCCTCCGTGGCCCGCGGCCGGGTCACCGGCATCGACACCGCGGCCGCCCTGGACGTGCCGGGAGTCCTGGCCGTGCTCACCCACGACAACGCGCCGAGGCTGTCCGAGCCGGACGACCCCACGCTCGCCGTCCTGCGCGACTCCCGGGTCCCGCACCGCGGTTGGTTCGTCGCGCTGGTGGTGAGCGAGACCCCGGAGGCCGCCCGCGCCGGAGCCGCCGCCGTCCACGTCGACTACGCCGTCGAGGACCACGACGTCACCCTCAGTGCCGCGCACCCGGACGCCTACGCGCCCGAGGAGGCCAACGGCGGACACCCGGGGACCCGCGAACACGGCGACCCCGACGGCGCGTTCGCGTCCGCCCAGGTCCGGATCGACGCCGACTACCGGGTGCCGCCACTGCACAACCACCCGATGGAACCGCACGCGACGACGGCCGAGTGGCACGACGGCCGGCTGACGGTGCACACCTCCACCCAGGGCTCCACGGCCGTACGCGCCGTCCTGGCGGGCCTCTTCGGCCTCCCCGAGGACCACGTCACCGTCCGGGCGGCGCACGTGGGCGGTGGATTCGGGTCCAAGGGCACGCCCCGTCCGGACGTCGTGCTCGCCGCGATGGCGGCCCGGCACACCGGACGGCCGGTCACCCTGGCGCTCCCCCGCCGCTTCCTGCCCTGCGTCGTCGGACACCGCGCGCCCACCCTGCACCGCCTGCGCCTCGGGGCGCACCCGGACGGACGGCTCACCTCCCTCATCCACGAGGTCACCACCCACACGTCACGGATCAAGGAGTTCGTCGAGCAGGCCGCGGTGCCCGCACGGGTGATGTACGCCGCCCCCGACTCCCGTACGGCACACCGCGTGGCGCCCCTCGACGTGCCCAGCCCGTCCTGGATGCGGGCCCCGGGCGAGGCGCCCGGCATGTACGCGCTGGAGTCGGCCATGGACGAGCTGGCCGGCGAACTCGGCATGGACCCGGTGGAGTTGCGGATCGTCAACGAGCCGGACACCGAGCCCGACAGCGGCAGGCCCTTCAGCAGCAGGCACCTGGTCGAGTGCCTGCGCGAGGGCGCCCGCCGCTTCCACTGGTCCGAGCGCGACCCACGGCCGCGCTCGCGCCGCGAGGGCCCGCTGCTGGTGGGCTCGGGGGTGGCCGCCGCCACGTACCCGGTGATGGTGCAGCCGTCCACGGCCACGGCCCGGGCGCTGCCCGACGGGACCTTCCTGGTACGGATCAACGCCACCGACATCGGCACGGGCGCGCGGACGGTGCTCGCGCAGATCGCCGCGGACGCGCTCGGTGTGCCCGTGGCCCGGGTGCGGACCGAGGTGGGCAGCAGCGAGCTGCCCGCCGCGTCCCTGGCCGGCGGCTCGTCGGGCACCGCGTCCTGGGGCTGGGCGGTGCACGAGGCGTGCACCCGTCTCGCGGAACGTCCGGCCGGGGGCCCGCTGCCCGCGGAGGGGATCGAGGTCCGTGCCGACACGGCCGGGCACGCGGACGCCGACAGCCCCTACGCCCGGCACGCCTTCGGCGCCCATTTCGCGGAGGTCGCCGTCGACACGGTCACCGGCGAGACCCGGGTCCGCCGGCTGCTCGGGGTGTATGCCGCCGGGCACATCCTCAACTCCCGTACCGCGCGCTCCCAGTTCGTCGGCGGCATGACAATGGGGCTCGGCATGGCGCTGACCGAGGGCAGCACGACGGACCCCGCCTTCGGCGACTTCGCCGAGTCCGACCTGGCCGCGTACCACGTGCCCACGCACGCCGACGTGCCCGACATCGAGGCGCACTGGATCGACGAGCACGACACCCGCCTCAACCCCATGGGCAGCAAGGGCATCGGCGAGATCGGCATCGTGGGCACGGCGGCGGCGATCGGCAACGCCGTCTTCCACGCGACGGGCGTACGCCTGCGCGAGCTGCCCCTCACACCGGACCGCGTGCTGGGCGGACTCCGGCGGAGGGGCGGCTCGTAG
- a CDS encoding jacalin-like lectin, protein MRRLLAALAATAAALGGLTAAAPSATAADSGSFSVLSYNVAGLPEAISSAPTPREPSTTEIGRRIAPYDIVHVEEDFNYHAHLYAGDTNHAYRTPTSGGAGIGSGLNTLSKIPYDVDDFERVRWNSCQVDSGDCLTPKGFTFMRERLAEGVYIDFYNLHTNAGTNDGDLASRADNLNQLTAFIRTHSAGNAVVVMGDTNTRYTRSGDTIAEFAAANGLTDPWVQLVRGGTPPAKGSEALVCDQSGTTVPNTCEVVDKVLYRGSPLVALNATSYNNEHAKFLNGDNLMLSDHDPVTVGFTWSRATAYQLSDQFGGPHGDYFNDITSVPAGARAATIGLRSGSRVDQMNLTLANGTTLTHGGTGGTASSLTLGSGEYVTTAQLCQGEYNGHTRIFSAKFTTNLGRTLAGGTTTSDCVTRTAPSGRQIAGFHGRSGDAVDKVGFIYTQR, encoded by the coding sequence ATGCGCAGACTCCTCGCCGCCCTGGCGGCGACCGCCGCCGCCCTCGGCGGCCTCACCGCGGCCGCCCCGTCCGCCACGGCCGCCGACTCGGGCAGCTTCAGCGTCCTCAGCTACAACGTGGCCGGCCTGCCCGAGGCCATCTCCAGCGCCCCGACGCCCCGCGAGCCGAGCACCACGGAGATCGGCCGGCGGATCGCGCCGTACGACATCGTCCACGTGGAGGAGGACTTCAACTACCACGCCCACCTCTACGCGGGCGACACGAACCACGCCTACCGGACCCCCACGAGCGGCGGCGCCGGCATCGGCAGCGGCCTGAACACGCTGTCCAAAATCCCCTACGACGTCGACGACTTCGAGCGGGTGCGCTGGAACTCCTGCCAGGTGGACTCGGGCGACTGCCTGACCCCCAAGGGCTTCACCTTCATGCGGGAGCGGCTCGCCGAGGGGGTCTACATCGACTTCTACAACCTGCACACCAACGCGGGCACCAACGACGGGGACCTCGCCTCACGCGCGGACAACCTCAACCAGCTCACCGCGTTCATCAGGACCCACTCCGCCGGCAACGCCGTCGTGGTCATGGGCGACACCAACACCCGCTACACCCGCTCCGGCGACACCATCGCCGAGTTCGCCGCCGCCAACGGACTCACCGACCCCTGGGTCCAGCTGGTCCGCGGCGGCACCCCGCCGGCCAAGGGCAGCGAGGCCCTGGTCTGCGACCAGAGCGGCACGACGGTCCCCAACACCTGCGAGGTCGTCGACAAGGTCCTCTACCGCGGCAGCCCACTCGTCGCCCTCAACGCCACCTCGTACAACAACGAGCACGCCAAGTTCCTCAACGGCGACAACCTGATGCTCTCCGACCACGACCCCGTCACCGTCGGCTTCACCTGGTCGCGCGCCACCGCCTACCAGCTCAGCGACCAGTTCGGCGGCCCGCACGGCGACTACTTCAACGACATCACCAGCGTCCCCGCCGGCGCCCGCGCCGCCACCATCGGGCTGCGCAGCGGCTCCCGCGTCGACCAGATGAACCTCACCCTGGCGAACGGCACGACCCTCACCCACGGCGGGACGGGCGGCACCGCCTCCTCCCTGACCCTGGGCAGCGGGGAGTACGTGACCACGGCCCAGCTCTGCCAGGGCGAGTACAACGGGCACACACGGATCTTCTCCGCGAAGTTCACCACCAACCTCGGCCGCACGCTGGCCGGAGGCACCACCACCTCCGACTGCGTGACCCGCACCGCCCCCTCCGGCCGGCAGATCGCCGGGTTCCACGGACGCTCGGGAGACGCCGTCGACAAGGTCGGTTTCATCTACACCCAGCGCTGA
- a CDS encoding glycoside hydrolase family 43 protein: MSANPHLSRRGLLGMTAAVPLALTLGAGTAQAADSAYAMVYFTESTNLGDGTDYGLHLAVSPDGLNWTPLNQNNPLVTPTAGALGLRDPFLMRKQDGTFVVLATDLKGTDWNYNSQYIHVWDSADLRTFTGYRRLKLHDMTTHSWAPEAFWDAGRGQYAVIYSSVNSSGHNVIMVNYTSDFVTASAPQVFFDPGYDVIDGDMAVGVNGYNYLYFKKSGTLVGARSTSLNPGSFTEFSTAVSHGGTEAPTLVKSLTSGTWYLWGDTYTPNGVFYAWQSGNLATGTWTAVDQKSYTQPVNSKHCGITTITTAEYTNLLAKWGAPTWNRLKSYNYPARYVRHSNYAGRIDEYPVEPYKDSLWTLVPGLADNAGVSFRSVNYPDRYLRHYNYALQLDANDGTSTFAGDATFYRTAGLADTSWASFRSYNNPTRYIRHSNYVLRIDPVSTAAEKQDATFRVGY, encoded by the coding sequence ATGAGCGCAAACCCCCACCTGTCCCGCCGCGGCCTCCTGGGCATGACGGCCGCCGTACCGCTCGCCCTGACACTCGGCGCCGGCACCGCGCAGGCCGCCGACTCGGCGTACGCGATGGTCTACTTCACCGAGTCGACCAACCTCGGCGACGGCACGGACTACGGCCTCCATCTGGCCGTCAGCCCCGACGGACTCAACTGGACACCGCTCAACCAGAACAACCCGCTGGTCACCCCCACAGCCGGCGCGCTCGGTCTGCGCGATCCGTTCCTGATGCGGAAGCAGGACGGCACCTTCGTCGTCCTCGCCACCGACCTCAAGGGCACCGACTGGAACTACAACAGCCAGTACATCCACGTCTGGGACTCCGCCGACCTGCGCACCTTCACCGGCTACCGGCGCCTGAAGCTGCACGACATGACGACCCACAGCTGGGCGCCCGAGGCGTTCTGGGACGCGGGCCGCGGCCAGTACGCGGTCATCTACTCGTCGGTGAACAGCAGCGGCCACAACGTCATCATGGTCAACTACACCAGCGACTTCGTCACCGCCTCGGCCCCGCAGGTCTTCTTCGATCCCGGCTACGACGTCATCGACGGCGACATGGCCGTCGGCGTGAACGGCTACAACTACCTCTACTTCAAGAAGAGCGGGACCTTGGTGGGCGCCAGATCCACCTCCCTGAACCCGGGCAGCTTCACCGAGTTCAGCACCGCCGTCTCCCACGGGGGCACCGAGGCCCCGACCCTCGTCAAGTCCCTCACGTCGGGCACCTGGTACCTGTGGGGCGACACCTACACGCCCAACGGCGTCTTCTACGCCTGGCAGTCGGGCAACCTGGCCACCGGCACCTGGACCGCCGTGGACCAGAAGAGCTACACCCAGCCGGTCAACTCCAAGCACTGCGGCATCACCACGATCACCACGGCCGAGTACACCAACCTGCTCGCCAAGTGGGGGGCGCCGACCTGGAACCGGCTCAAGTCCTACAACTACCCGGCCCGTTACGTCCGCCACTCCAACTACGCGGGCCGCATCGACGAGTACCCCGTCGAGCCCTACAAGGACTCCCTGTGGACCCTCGTCCCGGGTCTCGCCGACAACGCCGGCGTCTCCTTCCGGTCGGTCAACTACCCCGACCGCTACCTGCGGCACTACAACTACGCGCTCCAACTCGACGCCAACGACGGCACCTCGACCTTCGCCGGTGACGCGACCTTCTACCGCACGGCCGGCCTCGCGGACACGAGCTGGGCCTCCTTCCGCTCCTACAACAACCCGACCCGCTACATCCGCCACTCCAACTACGTGCTGCGCATCGACCCGGTCTCCACCGCCGCCGAGAAGCAGGACGCAACATTCCGAGTCGGTTACTGA
- a CDS encoding lamin tail domain-containing protein, whose product MRRGHIAAAVAAGALTVLAAVPAHAAEYSSALKIKGVQYDAPGRDSNSCSTGNTDEEYLTIKNYSRTATVNLKGYVVRDSTSTNKFTFTKNHTLQPGDYVKLRGGRGTDSDANNVVYRNNCNFLWNNDKDTIRLYKPSGAHADTHAYTKSADDRDGNGYITYHG is encoded by the coding sequence ATGCGCAGAGGACACATAGCCGCCGCCGTGGCCGCGGGCGCGCTGACCGTGCTGGCCGCGGTTCCGGCCCATGCGGCCGAGTACTCGTCGGCACTGAAGATCAAGGGCGTCCAGTACGACGCCCCGGGCCGGGACTCCAACAGCTGCTCCACCGGCAACACCGACGAGGAGTACCTGACGATCAAGAACTACTCGCGGACCGCGACGGTGAACCTGAAGGGGTACGTCGTCAGGGACTCCACCAGCACCAACAAGTTCACGTTCACGAAGAACCACACGCTCCAGCCCGGCGACTACGTCAAGCTGCGCGGCGGCCGCGGCACCGACTCCGACGCCAACAACGTCGTCTACCGCAACAACTGCAACTTCCTCTGGAACAACGACAAGGACACGATCCGCCTCTACAAGCCCTCGGGCGCGCACGCCGACACCCACGCGTACACCAAGAGCGCCGACGACCGGGACGGCAACGGGTACATCACGTACCACGGCTGA
- a CDS encoding maleylpyruvate isomerase N-terminal domain-containing protein — protein sequence MDTDVLRAAYGAFAAVVRPLGDEESWLPTGCAGWAVRDLVFHCAGDAQRTLVALHTPAAGPADRDAVTYWRDWAPDPVGAAHGRRWNRVSASMFLDFGRLRELYLETAAATVNAAADARPDLRVSTQGHVLTAGDLVLTLAVEATIHHLDLVTDLPGAAGPSPAGLAAVRATLDGLLGRPVPLDWSDEHYARAATGRTPLTDAERLALGADADRFPLFS from the coding sequence ATGGACACCGACGTGCTGCGCGCCGCCTACGGGGCCTTCGCGGCCGTCGTACGCCCCCTCGGCGACGAGGAGTCCTGGCTGCCCACCGGCTGCGCGGGCTGGGCGGTGCGCGACCTGGTCTTCCACTGCGCCGGGGACGCCCAGCGGACCCTGGTCGCCCTGCACACGCCCGCGGCCGGGCCGGCCGACCGGGACGCGGTGACCTACTGGCGGGACTGGGCGCCGGACCCGGTCGGCGCCGCGCACGGCCGGCGCTGGAACCGGGTGAGCGCCAGCATGTTCCTCGACTTCGGCCGGCTGCGCGAGCTGTACCTGGAGACCGCCGCGGCCACCGTGAACGCCGCCGCGGACGCCCGGCCGGACCTGCGGGTCTCCACCCAGGGACATGTGCTGACCGCCGGCGACCTCGTGCTCACCCTCGCCGTCGAGGCGACAATCCACCACCTCGACCTCGTCACCGACCTGCCGGGGGCCGCCGGACCGTCCCCGGCGGGCCTGGCCGCGGTGCGGGCCACCCTGGACGGTCTCCTCGGCCGGCCCGTGCCGCTCGACTGGAGCGACGAGCACTACGCCCGCGCCGCCACCGGACGCACACCGCTGACGGACGCCGAACGCCTCGCCCTCGGCGCGGACGCGGACCGCTTCCCGCTCTTCAGCTGA
- a CDS encoding PadR family transcriptional regulator, which produces MTQAAFFVLTALADQPRHGYGILREVEELSEGAVQMRVGTLYGVLDRLTADALIVLDHEEVQQGRLRRYYRLTDEGTAALAAEAERLAAGASAAKKRIAEGRRGPAITDAPATGPGLAGGLA; this is translated from the coding sequence ATGACACAGGCGGCGTTCTTCGTACTGACCGCCCTCGCCGACCAGCCGCGGCACGGCTACGGCATCCTGCGCGAGGTCGAGGAACTCTCCGAGGGGGCCGTGCAGATGCGCGTCGGCACCCTCTACGGCGTGCTGGACCGGCTCACCGCCGATGCGCTGATCGTGCTGGACCACGAGGAGGTGCAGCAGGGCAGGCTCCGGCGCTACTACCGCCTCACCGACGAGGGGACGGCGGCCCTGGCCGCCGAGGCGGAGCGGCTGGCCGCCGGCGCGAGCGCCGCGAAGAAGCGGATCGCCGAGGGACGTCGCGGCCCCGCAATCACCGACGCGCCCGCCACCGGGCCCGGACTCGCCGGAGGTCTGGCATGA
- a CDS encoding xanthine dehydrogenase family protein subunit M encodes MKTFDYVRATSAEEAAELYAAHPGARYLGGGTNLVDLMKLGVEQPDVLVDVSRLPLDEVQELPDGSLRVGAMVRNSDMAAHPLVRTRHPVLSQALLAGASGQLRNAATTGGNLLQRTRCPYFQDVSKPCNKRAPGSGCGAREGVHRDHAVLGHSPHCIATHPSDMAVALAALDARVELYGTEGARSVPVADFHRLPGEHPERDTEILPGELITGVLLPVAPAGLPSAYRKARDRASYAFALASVAVVVRVTDGVVDHAGIAFGALAHRPWRARRAEEALVGAAPTTAAFEHAVDLELSAAEPLRDNAYKLPLARSLALDVLTRLTAAART; translated from the coding sequence GTGAAGACCTTCGACTACGTACGGGCCACCAGCGCCGAGGAGGCGGCGGAGCTCTACGCCGCTCACCCCGGCGCCCGCTACCTCGGCGGCGGCACCAACCTCGTCGACCTGATGAAGCTCGGCGTCGAACAGCCCGACGTGCTCGTCGACGTCAGCCGGCTGCCCCTGGACGAGGTCCAGGAACTCCCGGACGGCTCGCTGCGCGTCGGCGCCATGGTCCGCAACAGCGACATGGCGGCCCACCCGCTCGTCCGCACCCGCCACCCGGTCCTCTCCCAGGCCCTGCTCGCGGGCGCCTCGGGCCAGCTGCGCAACGCGGCCACCACGGGCGGCAACCTGCTCCAGCGCACCCGCTGCCCCTACTTCCAGGACGTCTCCAAACCGTGCAACAAGCGGGCGCCGGGCAGCGGTTGCGGCGCGCGGGAGGGCGTGCACCGGGACCACGCGGTCCTCGGGCACTCCCCGCACTGCATCGCCACCCACCCCTCGGACATGGCGGTCGCGCTCGCCGCGCTGGACGCCCGCGTCGAGCTGTACGGCACCGAGGGCGCCCGGAGCGTCCCCGTGGCCGACTTCCACCGCCTGCCGGGGGAACACCCCGAGCGGGACACCGAGATCCTCCCGGGCGAGCTCATCACCGGAGTGCTGCTGCCGGTGGCCCCGGCCGGGCTGCCGTCCGCCTACCGCAAGGCCAGGGACCGGGCGTCGTACGCCTTCGCCCTCGCTTCCGTGGCCGTCGTGGTGCGGGTGACGGACGGGGTCGTCGACCATGCCGGGATCGCCTTCGGCGCGCTGGCCCACCGGCCGTGGCGGGCCCGCCGCGCCGAGGAGGCACTGGTGGGCGCCGCGCCCACCACGGCGGCCTTCGAGCACGCGGTCGACCTGGAACTCTCCGCCGCCGAGCCGCTGCGGGACAACGCCTACAAACTGCCCCTCGCGCGCTCGCTCGCCCTGGACGTCCTGACGCGGCTGACCGCGGCCGCCAGGACCTGA